From the Harpia harpyja isolate bHarHar1 chromosome 22, bHarHar1 primary haplotype, whole genome shotgun sequence genome, the window GAGTGGCTGTGTAACCCGTTCGCAGGTCTGAAGAGCTGTAAGGAAAGTCCCGACGAGTTATGTCCTGATCTCTTTGCAGATGCTGGGGAAGAGGATGGAGGGGATGGCGTCCGTAGTGTGGGCTCGTTGTCTCTTTACCAGATCGAGAATTCCAGACTCGGTATGTGCTTCAGTAGTTGAGAAAGTGAAAAATAGGTATTAGCCTGCTTAATTCTGTGCTTTCTGTGGTATGACAGCTTTCTAGAGGCTGTGGGATGAGTGGGTTTatggtgcactgggtgaagaactggctgaacggcagggctcaaagggttgtagggaatggggctacatctggctggtgaccggtcaccagcggtgttcctcagggttcaattctagggccagttctgttcaatatctttatcaatgatctggatgcaggagttgaatgcaacattagcaagtttgctgacaatacCAAACTGGGAGTGCTGTCAACTTtctcgagggacaagaggccttgcagagggccagactggagcactgggcaatcatcaatggcatgaaatttaacaagaacaaatgctagATTTTGCACCTGGGACAGATTAacaccaggcacaagtataaattgggagaggagtggctggagaccagccctgcggaaagggatctgggggtgctggctggcagcaggctcagcatgaggcagcagtgtgccctggcagccaagagggcaacccgcaccctggggtgcatcaagcacagcataacGAGCTGGTCAAGAGAGGGCatcatcccgctgtattcagcgttggtgcagcctcacctggagtactgtgtgcagttctgggctccagaatttaagaaggatgttaaaagtccttgaatgcatccagaggagggcatcAAAGCTGGTGATagagctggaaggcatgtcctatgaggagcggctaaggactttgggcttgtctggttcagagaagaggaggctgaggggcaacctcactgctctctacagcttcctgaggatgggacatggagagggaggtgctgatcccttctccctgggatccagtgatggGACACATGGAAATgattcaaagctgcaccaggggagattcagactggacattaggaagcatttctttaccgagagggtggtcaaacactggagtcGATGCCCCAaccctgtcagtgtttaagaggcatttggacaatgtccttaacctgctttaacttttggtcagccctgaagtggtcaggcagttggactagacgattgttgtaggtcccttccaactaaaatAGTCTATTCAATAAATAACTAAAACCAAAGAGATTGGAAGATTGACTTACGTtgtacatttttacatttacatttttagcTTATACTTTTGCAAGATACCATCTAGTATCAGTTGACTCTTTTCCTTAAAATCATTCTTAAAGCCTTTGGAAAAACATACCGTTCAGAGGCTAAGTAGAGGTTCTTCAATGAGATGCATGTGAATTAAGTGCTGTGCTGGCATAGTGTTGTCCATGTATTTCTATTCAGTTGCACAGCCAAACTCAAGAATGCAAAcctttataaaaatatgtttgacTTAATCTTATAAAAGCTAAATTTGAGGTCGCTTGTTGGTGCTTTgaccttctgaaaagaaaggcaGCTAAACATGTAAGAATTTTTACCAAGGTTGAAATATGTTTTAGAGAGTTATTTTGTTAACTATAATAATTCAGATATTTAGGAAAAAACTTTCTGTTTTTGTGAACTTCTAGGTATTTCAGCCGCGGCCTGGAGATCATGAAAAGTATGGAGGTGACCCTGAGCAGCCCCACAAAATCCATGTTATTACTAGAATAAAAAGTGTAATTGGTCGCCCGTATTGGGAAAAGAAGATAATAAAAGATCTTGGACTGGATAAAGTATGATTGTTGTTCTTCATACTTATTGTGTACATCAGAAATGTGTAAACATAGGGTAGAATtaaggtggtgggtttttttaaggaccTGTTTTGCAGTCACAGAACTCGGATTGCTTTACAGCTgctataaaataaatgtaattgagAAATCAATGATGCATTTAAGAGCTGAGAAGAACATT encodes:
- the MRPL30 gene encoding 39S ribosomal protein L30, mitochondrial isoform X2; this encodes MLGKRMEGMASVVWARCLFTRSRIPDSVFQPRPGDHEKYGGDPEQPHKIHVITRIKSVIGRPYWEKKIIKDLGLDKAHQPRLHKNIPSVNSRLKVVKHLIRIQPLKLPYGLPTEEEMSDTFLTSKGELVIKRHLKPVEQKEIKS